A region of Silurus meridionalis isolate SWU-2019-XX chromosome 17, ASM1480568v1, whole genome shotgun sequence DNA encodes the following proteins:
- the plekha2 gene encoding pleckstrin homology domain-containing family A member 2, which produces MPYLDRNNRICGFLDIEENENSGKFYRRYFILDSPHNSLLWFMDNPQNLPEGAESVGNMKLSYISKVSEVSAKQKPKTEFCFVINALSRRYFLQANDAVDLKEWVIALNKATKITVPKNPTPITQSTDSVPVPSQTQPATPQAYKAEIVGGVVVHTPVQQNDSDDVFSNEVTPHVTLRRCQSLRPNVVRTGYCVKQGNVRKSWKRRFFVLDDQTVSYYKNETDKEALRNIRLRDIQKVHECLVKSGDLLSRDNLFEIITNARTFYIQTDTPEDMFGWIRDISSKIQDFRGPAKSCRIGPMQVAKPLLIKSCSTAQSWQPWTPVPKKTTHSADEDLRESAFCSLPSLSDTRETSESRIRQRHHSQPHQSATDPHFTIDHDVHIRTSDV; this is translated from the exons ATGCCTTACCTGGACAGAAACAATCGTATTTGTGGATTTTTGGACATAGAGGAGAATGAGAACAGCGGCAAGTTTTACCGGCGTTACTTCATCCTGGACTCGCCGCACAACTCTCTCCTCTGGTTCATGGACAATCCACAG AATTTGCCGGAGGGAGCAGAATCTGTTGGAAATATGAAGCTGAGTTACATTTCGAAG GTCAGTGAGGTGTCAGCTAAACAGAAGCCCAAGACAGAGTTCTGCTTTG TGATAAACGCTTTGTCTCGACGGTACTTCCTGCAAGCCAACGATGCCGTGGACTTGAAGGAGTGGGTCATTGCGCTGAATAAGGCCACTAAAATTACA GTTCCTAAAAACCCAACACCGATTACTCAGAGCACAGACAGTGTCCCTGTGCCGAGCCAGACTCAGCCAGCAACGCCTCAGGCCTACAAAGCAGAGATTGTAGGAGGCGTGGTGGTCCACACACCGGTCCAGCAG aaCGACTCGGACGATGTGTTCAGTAATGAAGTGACTCCACATGTGACTCTGAGAAGATGCCAGAGTTTACGGCCAAACGTTGTGAGAACAGGCTACTGCGTCAAACAAGGCAACGTG agaaAAAGCTGGAAAAGAAGATTTTTCGTTTTAGATGACCAGACTGTGagttactataaaaatgaaacg GATAAAGAGGCATTACGCAATATTCGGTTGAGGGACATACAGAAGGTTCATGAGTGCCTTGTAAAATCAGG GGATCTGCTGTCACGTGACAACCTTTTTGAGATCATTACAAACGCAAGAACCTTCTACATTCAG acagacacaccTGAGGATATGTTTGGCTGGATAAGAGACATTTCCTCAAAAATTCAAGACTTCAGAGGACCAGCAAAG AGTTGCCGTATCGGACCCATGCAGGTGGCGAAACCGCTGCTGATCAAATCCTGCTCCACAGCACAATCTTGGCAGCCATGGACCCCCGTCCCTAAAAAAACGACTCATTCGGCCGATGAAGATTTAAGAGAGAGCGCTTTCTGCTCGCTGCCCTCTCTCTCGGACACACGGGAGACTTCAGAGTCCAGGATACGCCAGAGACATCACTCTCAGCCTCATCAATCAGCCACAGACCCACACTTCACCATTGACCATGACGTGCACATCCGCACCTCCGATGTCTAA